A genomic segment from Polyangium mundeleinium encodes:
- a CDS encoding SgcJ/EcaC family oxidoreductase gives MNRFARSSAVMALFLSCCVSAPDPTEKTQGQSQGTSQDEEASLRKLIAEQTEAWNHHDAAAWSKAFAPDAEFINIVGTVFNGRDEIQKRHASIFASVFKDSRAEVTVRKMRFVEPTVAVVDTDHVVTGYTGLPPGVQATEQGVLRTRMRYVMKQSGGTWAIVAGQNTDVKPAPAPPSQAAPAPTGG, from the coding sequence ATGAACAGGTTTGCGCGAAGCTCGGCCGTCATGGCCTTGTTCCTGTCGTGCTGTGTTTCCGCACCCGACCCGACCGAGAAGACCCAGGGGCAGTCCCAGGGCACGTCCCAGGACGAGGAGGCGAGTCTGCGCAAGCTCATCGCCGAGCAGACCGAGGCCTGGAATCACCACGACGCGGCGGCGTGGAGCAAGGCCTTCGCTCCTGATGCCGAGTTCATCAATATCGTGGGGACGGTCTTCAATGGTCGTGACGAGATCCAAAAGCGGCACGCCAGCATCTTCGCCAGCGTCTTCAAGGACAGCCGGGCGGAGGTGACGGTGAGGAAAATGCGCTTCGTTGAGCCCACCGTGGCCGTGGTGGACACCGACCACGTGGTCACGGGGTACACGGGGTTGCCCCCGGGGGTGCAGGCCACCGAGCAGGGCGTGCTGCGCACCCGCATGCGCTATGTCATGAAGCAATCGGGGGGCACGTGGGCGATTGTCGCCGGCCAGAACACGGACGTGAAGCCAGCGCCGGCTCCGCCATCCCAAGCGGCCCCCGCGCCCACGGGCGGCTGA
- a CDS encoding metallophosphoesterase family protein has translation MTPVRFIHTADWQLGLRAHFIPGDAGAVVRNARLETVQKIGTIAREFKADFVVVAGDVFEHHGLKPDTIRRSLDKMRDIPAQVLLLPGNHDPLTPEALYRTALWKKECPPNVRVLDSRAPMILREGVALLPCPLFERHELGDVTEHLTAEYGPQDHVRIGVAHGGIKEFLAALVDDEEMIHNAIPKDLAGRARLDYLALGDWHGLLQIDERTWYSGTPEATRFKEQNPGSVLLVEVGGRGERPVVARQQVCTFHWKQHEFTVETEDELERLERFLDAYQGKDSTLIELTLKGAPRMELRSRLENDVLARARDRFRFLRVRDENLHTIFGDEDIAALRTSGWIGRVAERLQAGLPDKPTEDTERALRLLYRLWIRPARAEASTRGATRTSRSSRGGSRRCARSCRSRGRGSRRDRTGACGSARARGWRSPSSGTSSSCPRSRASGKPWCS, from the coding sequence ATGACCCCCGTACGCTTCATCCACACCGCTGACTGGCAACTCGGGCTTCGAGCGCACTTCATCCCGGGAGACGCCGGCGCGGTCGTGCGGAACGCGCGGCTCGAGACCGTACAGAAGATCGGAACCATCGCCCGCGAGTTCAAGGCGGACTTCGTGGTCGTCGCAGGGGACGTCTTCGAGCATCACGGCCTCAAGCCCGACACCATCCGGCGCTCGCTCGACAAGATGCGCGACATCCCCGCGCAGGTGCTGTTGCTTCCTGGGAACCATGACCCGCTCACCCCGGAGGCGTTGTACCGGACGGCGTTGTGGAAGAAGGAGTGCCCGCCGAACGTCCGCGTACTCGACTCGCGCGCGCCGATGATCCTCCGCGAGGGCGTTGCGCTCCTGCCATGCCCGCTCTTCGAGCGGCACGAGCTCGGCGACGTGACCGAGCACCTCACGGCGGAGTACGGGCCGCAGGATCACGTGCGGATCGGGGTCGCACACGGGGGTATCAAGGAGTTCCTCGCGGCGCTCGTCGACGACGAGGAGATGATCCACAACGCGATTCCCAAGGACCTCGCGGGGCGCGCGCGGCTCGACTACCTCGCGCTCGGCGACTGGCACGGGCTCCTGCAGATCGACGAGCGCACCTGGTACTCGGGGACACCCGAGGCGACACGCTTCAAGGAGCAGAACCCGGGGAGCGTGCTGCTCGTCGAGGTGGGCGGCAGAGGGGAGCGGCCCGTGGTCGCTCGCCAACAGGTCTGCACGTTCCACTGGAAGCAGCACGAGTTCACGGTCGAGACGGAGGATGAGCTCGAGCGGCTCGAACGCTTCCTCGACGCGTACCAGGGCAAGGACTCGACGCTGATCGAGCTGACGTTGAAGGGAGCTCCGCGCATGGAGCTCCGCAGCCGCCTGGAGAACGACGTCCTCGCGCGCGCGCGGGACAGGTTTCGCTTCTTGCGGGTGCGCGACGAGAACCTGCACACGATCTTCGGCGACGAGGACATCGCTGCGCTGCGTACGAGCGGGTGGATCGGCCGCGTCGCGGAGCGCCTCCAGGCGGGCCTGCCCGACAAACCGACCGAGGACACGGAGCGCGCGCTGCGGCTGCTTTATCGGCTGTGGATCAGGCCCGCACGAGCGGAGGCCTCGACGCGCGGAGCTACGAGGACATCGAGGAGCTCTCGGGGAGGGTCGAGACGCTGCGCGCGAAGCTGTCGATCGAGGGGACGCGGATCCAGGCGCGATCGGACGGGCGCGTGTGGATCGGCACGGGCAAGGGGATGGAGGTCCCCGAGCTCGGGAACGTCGAGCTCGTGCCCGCGCAGCCGGGCCTCGGGCAAGCCGTGGTGCTCGTGA
- a CDS encoding alpha/beta hydrolase, with the protein MKRPLANPQFDPQIAPLLPALEGYVPVGMTPDRLEHFRALKMPTIEEIIGDLPVQCVDHTIAGYGGAEIVVSVISRKDHHQPGPGIYNIHGGGMVMCNRFAAVHPLVDWAMKHDAVGVTVEYRLAPEHPAPIPVEDCYAGLAWMAEHAEELRFDPECLVIFGGSGGGGLAAGTTLLSRDRKGPKLAGQLLQCPMIDDRNETVSSYQYQGTGIWDRTSNLTAWTAVLGEKRGTENVSPYSAPARATDLRGLPPTFIDVGAAEVFRDEDVAYASAIWAAGGHCELHVWGGAFHGFYDIAPQSEIAKACLAAREAWLARLLSRWQANRAHASEDRR; encoded by the coding sequence ATGAAGCGCCCTCTCGCGAATCCGCAGTTCGACCCCCAGATCGCGCCGCTCCTCCCGGCCCTGGAGGGGTATGTGCCGGTCGGCATGACGCCCGATCGCCTGGAGCATTTCCGCGCATTGAAAATGCCGACCATCGAGGAGATCATCGGCGACCTGCCCGTCCAGTGCGTCGACCACACGATTGCTGGCTATGGAGGTGCCGAGATCGTCGTCTCGGTGATTTCCCGCAAGGACCACCACCAGCCCGGCCCCGGGATCTACAACATCCACGGGGGCGGCATGGTCATGTGCAATCGGTTCGCGGCGGTCCACCCGCTCGTGGACTGGGCCATGAAGCACGACGCGGTGGGCGTCACGGTCGAATACCGACTGGCGCCGGAGCACCCGGCCCCGATCCCCGTCGAGGATTGTTATGCCGGCCTCGCATGGATGGCGGAACATGCCGAGGAGCTGCGGTTCGACCCGGAATGTCTGGTCATCTTCGGCGGCAGCGGCGGCGGCGGGCTCGCGGCGGGCACCACGCTCCTTTCGCGCGACCGGAAGGGGCCGAAGCTGGCCGGACAATTGCTCCAATGCCCGATGATCGACGACCGCAACGAGACGGTCTCCTCCTATCAGTACCAGGGCACCGGCATATGGGATCGCACGAGCAACCTGACTGCCTGGACGGCCGTACTCGGCGAGAAGCGGGGCACCGAGAACGTTTCGCCCTACTCCGCACCGGCGCGCGCCACCGACTTGCGTGGCCTGCCGCCGACGTTCATCGACGTCGGCGCCGCCGAGGTGTTCCGTGACGAGGACGTGGCGTACGCCAGCGCTATCTGGGCTGCCGGCGGCCATTGCGAGCTGCACGTATGGGGCGGCGCCTTCCACGGGTTTTACGACATCGCCCCCCAGTCGGAGATCGCCAAGGCCTGCCTCGCCGCGCGCGAGGCCTGGCTCGCCAGGCTGCTCTCCCGCTGGCAGGCGAATCGAGCGCACGCCAGCGAAGACCGTCGCTGA
- a CDS encoding AAA domain-containing protein yields MTGVAFKQEKPTPIRNLDTEAIRLPLERELAAQLQHEPFVASIQGSLALPDPAAVRRKLMGQSLRLSEGMAPELHASAKECLGVLGIERPVEIYQSAGIENASIHLIEEPILVEVQGRMITLLDPGSMRAVLGHELGHYLAHGPWTPLGQAGRMASVLADAEDVPEPIQKLSSSLSMAGELTADRFGLLACQDLHALLRLEMISTTGLPGNALTWDTEAYLAQCKELIEQCLREGSGTLGVTHPEHNLRAYAAWLFSESDLYRSLTGRGPGSRSMADINAVLAKVLAVPGFDTSYHMLEPQPAELHACALASSVLVAAADGEMADAEAEAIERVFAPLVSEYAAYFDVEFARRRFGELAGLMASLGAASHRSLFGLLAHVIGADGVLDPREVSTLLAIGDAIGAGALFQRLAVVLVRRFGLSPDAIPQPVLDVPLPPRAKEAQSALDAFLGAMARRGGGEATLRRLLRLLGAKRKGSELLRTVQEAIQRAGLRPAEEIASVELDTVLHLEARSVTPPPPTASTSSVVPGSPESVVLRGIGKLREQLVSGDGRSPSVRLYQARPGRAFDLETLEQVSVGLSERVLAQVRTGERAVLVKAAEAGRHAGANQALRELLMLDREHNGRLEETGANDLALGYPFLIGLAGGYLVRGPLVLYPVDLERDDRGARSFALKPHKDQPPTANLALLRVLFTKKGLPLQDDLAARLDELAADLAHGPEALLGELSRLGISSNKLTGELSPLKDRREEVLGRRDDFLEVEEIAVLGLFPQSNSDLLQDYDGLLADLARGDTPTGTLLGGALELLPAEMRDRFGSNLTPSPPQTTSEESLGVPVIASDPSQRQVLALARTKRALVVDGPPGTGKSQVIVNLVADAIGRGERVAVVSEKRAALDVVAQRLQQTGFEHAVALVHDVQEDRKPVYQKIAARLEAGQSSDFDTASAAQTTQELAALTQVFDRRAELLGRKLPGCSMRVGQLHALGSGLPATAVPAASGCMGLRDSDLHRAQTEIAALKRYSDLFGRGSQWRSGRISLAEKAESWFQSFEPTIARSVTTAAELEQWLAMVAPTPIERLESAKGMLEAARGTRDLRVQPEDQMLFANALTVATLYPDRARNLGETEQAWAQAQEALLHFAQRVAFNPGPTVEAAMGVLLQWGNRFFRYFSPAWWRARGVVRGSVTALLPEKAGASLDPPLLTELLSRARATRAWEQAEACLEAFSLRSLASNSAAHVGGLLRKVGETYRRLTALVATRHLLEAVNAWPTRFSIEEIEAWDRALDARLQVLTARDAHHTAAQSLSGFFPWLGRLPGRAVLEAFLEAFRRDARRVAEADRRLAAFSTLCPEAPAVFHAFSEHLPTADASAWTESLVKTWAVARLDALERSTPELRQLDGPTPYGDEEAAEQRMAATVGRAADLERKRIAARLDNHALLRAGTAQRGRRRTADQAMKEAMLKECRKQRNVMPMRTFMRKFAPEGLLDLVPVWLLSPETMTVLFPRQPLFDLVIFDEASQCTVESGLPVLLRAQRSVIAGDEKQMPPTSFFTARSTDEGEISDDEEATGARELFEAESLLTLARSRVPRSGLLWHYRCAHEELIAFSNYAMYDGSLLTIPSTASRTAPPAIRTVMVPDGKYDAGRNEPEARVVMDIVLDLLGRTPVPTIGIVTLNIQQRQTILDEIDRRRASDRMFAERWDKACSAERLDERPFVKNLENVQGDERDIILFSPAYAPVERVTKKGTERVVPARFGPLGQRGGERRLNVAVSRAKRECIIVASFEPGMLSVGRTKNEGPKLFKLFLEFAFHLSSGQRALAERVLHVVRESRPTSAPSATRDLPPGYVPLKAQIAMALQQRGVTCELDVGTSDFKVPLAVVDRVQSSRYAVAVLCDEGDETCEAFERHVHRPASLRARDWKVIRVTARDWARNSDAVLARIMKALGVESAASAST; encoded by the coding sequence ATGACCGGCGTCGCTTTCAAACAAGAAAAGCCCACCCCGATCCGCAATCTCGATACGGAGGCCATACGCCTCCCGCTCGAACGCGAGCTCGCTGCCCAGCTCCAGCATGAGCCCTTCGTGGCATCGATCCAAGGTTCCCTTGCATTGCCCGACCCTGCGGCGGTCCGCCGCAAGTTGATGGGGCAGTCGCTGCGCCTCAGCGAGGGAATGGCTCCCGAGCTCCACGCGAGCGCCAAGGAATGCCTGGGCGTCCTTGGCATCGAGCGTCCGGTCGAGATCTACCAGTCGGCGGGGATCGAGAATGCATCGATTCACCTCATCGAGGAGCCCATCCTCGTCGAGGTGCAGGGACGCATGATCACCTTGCTCGACCCAGGGAGCATGCGCGCCGTGCTCGGTCACGAGCTGGGGCATTACCTTGCACACGGACCGTGGACCCCGCTCGGGCAGGCGGGTCGAATGGCGAGCGTGCTTGCCGACGCGGAGGACGTACCCGAGCCCATCCAGAAATTGTCCAGCTCCTTGAGCATGGCGGGCGAGCTCACGGCCGACCGTTTTGGCTTGCTCGCGTGCCAGGATCTGCATGCGCTCCTCCGGCTCGAGATGATCAGCACCACGGGGCTCCCTGGCAATGCCCTGACGTGGGATACGGAAGCGTATCTGGCACAGTGCAAGGAGCTCATCGAGCAGTGCCTGCGCGAGGGATCCGGCACCCTGGGCGTCACCCATCCCGAGCACAACCTCCGCGCCTATGCGGCATGGCTCTTCAGCGAATCCGATCTTTATCGTTCGCTGACCGGTCGTGGCCCCGGTTCGCGCAGCATGGCCGACATCAACGCCGTGCTTGCCAAGGTCCTCGCGGTGCCGGGATTCGACACCAGCTATCACATGCTGGAGCCCCAGCCTGCCGAGCTTCATGCGTGCGCGCTCGCCAGCAGCGTCCTCGTGGCAGCCGCCGACGGGGAGATGGCAGATGCCGAGGCCGAGGCGATCGAGCGGGTGTTTGCTCCGCTCGTTTCGGAGTATGCGGCGTACTTCGACGTCGAGTTTGCTCGCCGGCGCTTCGGCGAGCTCGCGGGTTTGATGGCCTCTCTCGGGGCGGCGTCCCATCGCTCTCTTTTCGGCCTCCTGGCACATGTGATCGGAGCGGATGGGGTCCTGGATCCGCGCGAAGTGAGTACGCTGCTGGCCATCGGGGATGCGATCGGCGCAGGCGCCTTGTTCCAGCGCCTGGCGGTTGTCCTCGTTCGCCGTTTTGGTTTGTCACCCGATGCGATTCCGCAGCCGGTGCTGGACGTTCCGCTCCCCCCACGCGCGAAGGAAGCGCAGAGCGCGCTCGACGCCTTTCTCGGTGCCATGGCGCGCCGTGGTGGAGGCGAGGCGACGCTTCGCCGTCTCTTGCGGCTCCTTGGCGCAAAAAGGAAAGGCTCGGAGCTCCTGCGCACCGTGCAGGAGGCGATCCAGCGCGCTGGGTTGCGGCCTGCGGAGGAAATCGCCTCTGTCGAGCTGGATACCGTGCTTCACCTGGAGGCACGGAGCGTCACGCCGCCTCCTCCCACGGCATCGACGTCGTCGGTCGTCCCTGGTAGCCCCGAGAGCGTCGTCCTTCGCGGGATCGGCAAGTTGCGCGAGCAGCTCGTGTCGGGCGATGGCCGGAGCCCATCGGTCCGCCTGTACCAGGCTCGCCCCGGACGCGCTTTTGATCTCGAAACGCTCGAGCAAGTCTCGGTCGGTTTGTCGGAGCGGGTGCTCGCGCAGGTGCGCACCGGAGAGCGCGCGGTTCTCGTGAAAGCCGCGGAGGCGGGACGGCATGCAGGGGCAAACCAGGCGCTACGCGAGCTATTGATGCTCGACCGGGAGCACAATGGGCGCCTGGAGGAAACGGGGGCAAACGATCTGGCCCTTGGGTATCCGTTCCTGATCGGACTCGCCGGCGGATACCTCGTGCGAGGACCGCTCGTCCTTTACCCCGTCGATCTCGAGCGTGACGATCGGGGGGCACGCAGCTTCGCCTTGAAGCCGCACAAGGACCAGCCGCCCACGGCAAACCTCGCGCTTCTTCGGGTGCTGTTCACCAAAAAAGGGCTTCCCCTGCAGGACGACCTTGCGGCACGGCTCGATGAATTGGCTGCCGATCTGGCGCACGGGCCCGAGGCGCTGCTTGGCGAGCTCTCACGCCTTGGCATCAGCTCCAACAAACTGACGGGCGAGCTTTCCCCCCTCAAAGACCGACGCGAGGAGGTGCTGGGGCGACGCGATGACTTCCTCGAAGTCGAGGAGATTGCGGTCCTTGGGCTGTTTCCCCAGTCGAATTCGGACCTCCTCCAGGATTACGACGGTCTCCTCGCGGACCTGGCACGCGGCGACACCCCGACGGGCACATTGCTCGGCGGCGCCTTGGAGCTCTTACCGGCCGAGATGCGGGACAGGTTCGGGTCGAATCTGACGCCGAGCCCCCCGCAGACCACGAGCGAGGAGAGTCTCGGTGTGCCCGTGATTGCGTCCGATCCGAGCCAGCGGCAGGTCCTCGCGCTCGCCCGGACGAAGCGTGCGCTCGTGGTCGACGGGCCTCCAGGGACGGGCAAGAGCCAGGTCATCGTCAATCTCGTTGCGGATGCGATCGGGCGAGGCGAGCGGGTTGCGGTGGTCAGCGAGAAGCGGGCCGCACTCGATGTCGTGGCGCAACGCCTGCAGCAAACGGGGTTCGAGCATGCCGTTGCCCTCGTGCACGATGTGCAGGAGGATCGGAAACCGGTCTACCAGAAAATCGCGGCGCGTCTCGAAGCCGGGCAATCGTCGGATTTCGACACGGCGTCGGCCGCGCAGACCACGCAGGAGCTTGCAGCGTTGACACAGGTCTTCGATCGGCGTGCCGAGTTGCTCGGTCGAAAACTTCCAGGATGCTCGATGCGTGTCGGGCAGCTTCACGCGCTCGGCTCAGGACTTCCCGCGACAGCCGTCCCAGCCGCGTCCGGCTGCATGGGGCTCCGTGACAGCGATTTGCACCGCGCTCAAACGGAGATAGCGGCGCTGAAACGTTATTCCGACTTGTTCGGAAGGGGTTCGCAGTGGCGGTCGGGGCGGATTTCCCTCGCCGAAAAGGCGGAGTCCTGGTTCCAGAGCTTCGAGCCTACGATTGCCAGGTCCGTGACGACGGCCGCGGAGCTGGAGCAATGGCTTGCAATGGTGGCGCCGACGCCCATCGAGCGCCTGGAGTCAGCAAAGGGCATGCTCGAGGCGGCGCGGGGGACACGCGATCTTCGCGTCCAACCGGAAGATCAGATGCTCTTCGCGAATGCCCTCACGGTCGCGACCCTCTACCCGGACCGCGCTCGCAACCTCGGGGAGACAGAGCAGGCGTGGGCGCAGGCACAGGAAGCGTTGCTCCACTTCGCACAACGCGTGGCGTTCAATCCAGGGCCAACGGTCGAAGCCGCCATGGGGGTGCTTTTGCAATGGGGCAACCGATTCTTCCGGTACTTCTCGCCAGCTTGGTGGCGAGCGAGGGGCGTCGTGCGCGGCTCCGTAACGGCCCTCCTCCCGGAGAAAGCCGGTGCGTCCCTCGACCCGCCGCTTCTCACGGAGCTCTTGTCCCGGGCGCGCGCGACGCGCGCTTGGGAGCAAGCAGAAGCATGCCTCGAAGCTTTCAGCCTGCGCTCGCTCGCGTCCAACTCAGCGGCCCATGTGGGCGGCTTGCTTCGGAAGGTGGGGGAGACGTATCGGCGTCTGACGGCCCTCGTCGCGACGAGGCATCTGCTCGAGGCCGTGAATGCATGGCCGACCCGCTTCTCGATCGAGGAGATCGAGGCATGGGATCGCGCCCTCGATGCGAGGCTCCAAGTTCTCACCGCGCGGGACGCGCACCACACCGCGGCACAATCGCTTTCGGGCTTCTTCCCCTGGTTGGGTCGGCTGCCGGGACGGGCCGTGCTCGAGGCGTTCCTGGAGGCGTTTCGGCGCGATGCCCGTCGGGTTGCCGAGGCAGATCGTCGCCTCGCTGCATTCAGTACGTTGTGCCCCGAGGCGCCCGCAGTCTTTCATGCATTCTCGGAGCACCTCCCGACGGCGGATGCTTCGGCATGGACCGAGTCGTTGGTCAAGACGTGGGCCGTTGCCCGCCTCGACGCGCTGGAGCGATCGACGCCGGAGCTCCGGCAGCTCGACGGTCCCACGCCGTACGGAGATGAGGAGGCCGCCGAGCAGCGGATGGCGGCGACGGTCGGACGTGCGGCGGACCTCGAGCGGAAACGTATCGCTGCCCGGCTCGACAACCATGCGCTCCTGCGCGCGGGGACAGCGCAGCGAGGTCGTCGTCGCACGGCGGATCAGGCCATGAAAGAGGCGATGCTCAAGGAGTGTCGCAAGCAGCGGAACGTCATGCCGATGCGCACGTTCATGCGGAAATTCGCGCCGGAGGGCCTGCTCGATCTCGTTCCCGTTTGGCTCCTGTCGCCGGAGACCATGACGGTGCTCTTCCCGCGGCAGCCGCTCTTCGATCTGGTGATTTTCGACGAGGCTTCACAGTGCACCGTGGAAAGCGGGCTCCCGGTGCTCCTTCGTGCTCAGCGCTCGGTGATCGCGGGTGACGAGAAGCAGATGCCGCCGACGTCGTTTTTCACAGCGAGATCAACGGACGAGGGGGAGATTTCGGATGACGAAGAGGCGACCGGAGCGCGTGAGCTTTTCGAGGCAGAATCGCTCCTCACGCTCGCGCGATCACGAGTGCCTCGAAGCGGCCTTTTGTGGCACTACCGCTGCGCCCACGAGGAGCTGATCGCATTCTCCAACTACGCCATGTATGACGGCTCGCTGCTCACGATTCCCTCGACGGCGAGCCGCACGGCGCCCCCGGCCATTCGTACCGTGATGGTTCCCGATGGCAAGTACGATGCCGGCCGCAACGAGCCTGAAGCTCGCGTGGTCATGGATATCGTGCTGGACCTTCTGGGACGAACCCCCGTGCCGACCATTGGCATCGTGACGCTCAACATCCAGCAACGGCAGACGATCCTCGACGAAATCGATCGGCGCCGTGCATCGGATCGTATGTTTGCGGAACGCTGGGATAAGGCGTGTTCGGCCGAACGGCTTGACGAGCGGCCGTTCGTCAAGAACCTCGAGAACGTGCAAGGGGACGAGCGCGACATCATCCTCTTTTCGCCTGCGTATGCGCCCGTTGAGCGCGTCACCAAGAAGGGCACGGAACGAGTTGTTCCAGCGCGCTTCGGGCCTCTTGGGCAGCGTGGCGGGGAGCGACGTCTCAATGTGGCGGTCTCACGTGCGAAACGCGAGTGCATCATCGTCGCATCGTTCGAGCCGGGGATGCTGTCGGTTGGACGGACCAAGAACGAAGGCCCCAAGCTCTTCAAGCTATTCCTCGAATTTGCTTTCCACCTTTCGAGTGGGCAGCGTGCACTGGCCGAGCGCGTGTTGCACGTCGTCCGCGAGAGCCGTCCGACGAGCGCTCCGTCGGCGACGAGGGACCTCCCGCCGGGTTATGTCCCGCTCAAGGCGCAGATCGCCATGGCGTTGCAGCAACGCGGGGTCACCTGCGAGCTCGATGTGGGGACGTCGGATTTCAAGGTTCCGCTGGCTGTGGTAGATCGCGTTCAATCATCGCGTTATGCGGTTGCTGTCCTGTGCGACGAAGGGGACGAGACATGCGAAGCGTTCGAGCGCCATGTTCATCGTCCGGCTTCGTTGCGGGCGCGGGACTGGAAGGTCATACGCGTGACGGCGCGGGATTGGGCGCGAAATTCGGATGCTGTGCTTGCGCGGATCATGAAAGCGTTGGGGGTTGAATCGGCAGCGTCCGCGAGCACGTGA
- the fabG gene encoding 3-oxoacyl-ACP reductase FabG, whose product MRGLVEGRSVIVTGASKGIGRGIARVFAQNGAKVLLVARDGRAAAEVAADLAHAGAVASAFAADVSDEEQVRAMVDAAVERHGGLDVLCANAGIFPAARLETMTLAEWREVMRVNLEGCFLSVRACIPALARSGAGRVILTSSITGPITGFPGWSHYAASKAGQLGFMRTAALELSRKGITVNAILPGNIATEGLADLGQDYVDSMIASIPLRRLGSVEDIGHAAAFLASKEAGFITGQTLVVDGGQTLPESLAALSD is encoded by the coding sequence ATGCGAGGACTCGTCGAAGGAAGATCCGTCATCGTCACCGGCGCGAGCAAGGGCATCGGCCGCGGCATCGCGAGGGTGTTCGCGCAAAACGGCGCCAAGGTGCTGCTGGTCGCGCGGGATGGCCGCGCGGCAGCCGAGGTCGCCGCGGACCTCGCGCATGCGGGCGCCGTCGCCTCGGCCTTCGCCGCCGACGTGAGCGACGAGGAGCAGGTCAGGGCCATGGTCGACGCGGCCGTCGAGCGCCATGGCGGCCTCGACGTGCTCTGTGCAAACGCGGGGATCTTCCCCGCCGCCCGGCTCGAAACCATGACGCTCGCGGAGTGGCGCGAGGTCATGCGCGTCAACCTCGAGGGCTGCTTCCTGTCGGTGCGCGCCTGCATCCCCGCGCTCGCGCGCTCCGGGGCCGGGCGCGTCATCCTGACTTCCTCGATCACGGGGCCGATCACCGGATTCCCCGGCTGGTCGCACTACGCCGCCAGCAAGGCCGGGCAGCTCGGCTTCATGCGGACCGCTGCGCTGGAGCTCTCGCGGAAGGGGATCACCGTGAACGCGATCCTGCCGGGGAACATCGCGACCGAGGGCCTCGCCGATCTCGGCCAGGACTATGTCGATTCCATGATTGCTTCGATTCCTCTGCGGCGCCTGGGCAGCGTCGAGGACATCGGGCATGCTGCGGCCTTCCTTGCCTCGAAGGAGGCCGGCTTCATCACCGGACAGACCCTCGTCGTCGACGGCGGTCAGACGCTGCCCGAATCGCTCGCGGCATTGAGTGACTGA